In Macadamia integrifolia cultivar HAES 741 chromosome 12, SCU_Mint_v3, whole genome shotgun sequence, the following are encoded in one genomic region:
- the LOC122057816 gene encoding coatomer subunit delta-1-like, which yields MVVLAASVISKSGKALVSRQFVDMSRIRIEGLLAAFPKLVGTGRQHTYVETENVRYVYQPIESLYLLLVTNKQSNILEDLETLRLLSKLVPEYSPSLEEEGICKAAFELIFSFDEVISLGHRENVSVVQVKQYCEMDSHEERLHRLVMQSKINETKDIMKRKASEIDKSKIDRTRSEKGGYMSLQMTGSGRIESSFSEMSISSSSSGFGSGLGSEVETFSSKSKGRPSASATAPPKGLGMKLGKTQRTNQFLESLKAEGEVILEDVQPTAGQARAAAPPPTDPITLTVEEKLNVTLKRDGGLSNFDVQGTLLLQILNQEDAFIQVQIETGENAGVVFKTHPNINKDLFSSENILGLKDPNRPFPTGQAGDAAGVGLLRWRMQSVDESVVPLTINCWPSISGSETYVSIEYESSSMFDLQNVVISVPLPALREAPTVRQIDGEWRYDSRSSTLEWSILLIDGSNRSGSMEFVVPPADTSVFFPISVRFTATKTFSDLKIVNILPLRGGPSPKFSQRTQLIAENYQVV from the exons ATG GTGGTCCTTGCAGCTTCTGTTATAAGTAAATCTGGTAAAG CTCTAGTTTCGAGGCAGTTTGTGGACATGTCTCGTATAAGGATTGAGGGATTACTTGCAGCCTTCCCCAAATTGGTTGGTACAGGAAGACAGCACACATATGTTGAGACAGAGAATGTGCGTTATGTGTACCAGCCAATAGAATCTCTATATTTGCTACTTGTAACAAACAAACAGAGCAACATTCTTGAAGATTTAGAGACATTGAGACTGCTCTCTAAACTT GTTCCTGAGTATTCTCCCTCACTAGAAGAAGAGGGCATTTGCAAGGCTGCTTTTGAGCTGATTTTTTCTTTCGATGAAGTCATATCTCTTGGACACAGAGAAAATGTCTCTGTTGTACAGGTAAAACAGTACTGTGAGATGGACAGTCATGAAGAGAGATTGCACAGGCTGGTAATGCAGAGCAAGATCAATGAAACCAAGGACATCATGAAGCGGAAAGCTAGCGAGATTGACAAAAGCAAG ATTGATAGAACTAGAAGTGAAAAAGGGGGTTACATGTCTCTCCAAATGACAGGTTCAGGAAGAATTGAGAGTAGCTTTAGCGAAATGAGCATATCTAGTAGCAGCAGTGGGTTTGGAAGTGGATTGGGTAGTGAAGTGGAAACCTTCTCTAGCAAATCCAAAG GTCGTCCCTCTGCATCTGCCACTGCTCCTCCTAAAGGTCTTGGTATGAAGCTTGGTAAAACACAGAGAACAAACCAATTCTTGGAATCCCTTAAAGCTGAAGGTGAAGTGATTCTTGAGGACGTGCAACCAACTGCTGGTCAGGCCAGAGCAGCTGCACCACCACCAACTGATCCTATCACATTGACTGTTGAAGAGAAGCTTAATGTGACACTGAAGAGAGATGGTGGGCTCAGTAACTTTGATGTGCAAGGTACCCTTTTGCTCCAAATTCTTAACCAGGAGGACGCGTTCATTCAAGTCCAG ATTGAAACTGGGGAAAATGCTGGTGTAGTTTTCAAAACTCACCCTAATATCAACAAAGATCTATTCTCCAGCGAAAATATTCTAGGCTTGAAGGATCCTAATAGGCCTTTTCCGACTGGTCAAGCTGGTGATGCAGCAGGAGTTGGCCTTTTAAGGTGGAGAATGCAGAGTGTGGATGAGTCAGTTGTGCCATTAACAA TCAACTGCTGGCCCTCTATATCTGGAAGTGAAACATATGTCAGCATAGAATATGAATCTTCATCAATGTTTGACCTGCAAAATGTTGTGATATCAGTACCTCTTCCTGCACTTCGGGAGGCACCGACTGTGAGGCAGATTGATGGGGAGTGGAG GTATGACTCGAGGAGTTCCACATTGGAGTGGTCCATACTACTAATTGATGGGTCTAACCGCAG TGGGTCGATGGAGTTTGTTGTTCCTCCGGCAGATACGTCAGTGTTCTTTCCCATTTCGGTCAGGTTCACTGCTACGAAGACATTCAGTGATCTAAAG ATTGTGAATATATTGCCACTGAGAGGAGGCCCTTCTCCAAAGTTCTCTCAGCGAACTCAGTTGATTGCGGAGAACTACCAGGTGGTGTGA